AGAAACTTTATTTAATAATTATACACGAAAGTAGTTTTTTTGAAAATATTGAAAAGGATTTATTAACAAAAAATTCCCTAAAACTATTGTAAATAAGTTTTGTTTATTTGTATAGTCTATAAAAAAAAACTCAAAATAAAGAAGAAAAATAATTTGCAAGAATCGGGGTATACGGTCTCCTATGAAAAAAATAAAATTAAAATATATAATTATAGCTTCAATCATAATAGTCGGAGTATTTTTTAGTGTAAGCGGGATATTCACTGAAAGTATAGAAGTAAGCACCGAAGGATTAACTATAAGGGACATTTCGGATACCGTTGAAGTGTCTGCGGTCGTTACACCGGACAAGACAGTTTCTGCAGTAAGTTTGACCGGCGGCCGGGTAGATAGCGTTTTAGTTGAAGTAGGAGATACGGTTAAGGAAGGAGAGGTGTTAGTTGAGCTTGATGATACTAATCAGTCAAAGTCTTATGATCAGGCCGTTGCAGCATATGAAGAATATACGAACAGTGCTGCTGCGTTTTCGGGATCTAGCACTAGTTCAAAAATAGCAGCAAGAGAAGCAATAGCAATGTCTCAATCAATAGGAGCCGAATACCAGGATTTTCTAGATGCATTTACTGATTCTACAGAGACTTTTTCAAGCATTGACCAAGAAGCACAAGAGCTCTTAACTGAAGTCGAGACGGCAAAAGCTGCACTTAATGATATGACTATAAAATCCGAGGTTAAAGGAACAGTTATATCTGTAGATGTAGTGGAGGGAGGCGTGGCTAAAGCAGGGGTCCCGGTAGTTACAATTGCTGCCGAAGGGAAACTTTCCTTAATTGCAAGCGTATTTGAATCCGACGCAAAAAGCATTAAAGCAGATCAAGAGGCTTTGATATCGGCAAATGGGAAAAAGTATACCGGGGAAGTCAAAAAGGTGCTTTTAATATCAAATGAAACGGATACATACAGTACCTCGTCGCTTTCTAACGTAGGATCTGTAACCATTACTCCGCCGAGTAATTTTTCAGATATGCTGGGCTCTTCGTGCGATGTCAGCATAATAATCAGCAAGACACAAGGCTGTTCTACCATAAGTTTAGATAGCATTGTAGATGGAGAATACGTATACGTTATCCTAGAAAATAACAGGCTTGAAAAAAGGCAGGTAACCATAGGCGAAAAGAACGACTATTACGCCGAGATTTTATCAGGGCTCTCAGCCGATGAAATAATTGTTAAAAATGTATCAGACGTAGATGAGAACTCGAAAGTGGTGTTAAAAGATGATTGAGACTAAAAATTTATACCGTACATATGGACATGGCGAAACAAGGGTAACAGCACTAAAAAGCATAAATTTAAAGGTTGAAGGGGGAGGATTTGTAGCCATAATGGGGCCTTCTGGTTCCGGAAAGTCTACTTTGCTTAACATACTTGGTTGTCTTGACACTCCGACTAAAGGGAAATACTATCTGTCGGGGGTAGACACAGGAAAGTTAAATGAGGACGAGAAAGCAGCATTGAGGCGTAATACGATAGGATTTGTATTCCAGTCTTTTAACTTGCTTCCAAGGTTATCTGCATATGCAAACGTTGAACTGCCTTTAATTTATGGAGGAATTGAAAAGAGCCAAAGGCATGAACGTGTCATGCAGATGCTTGAAATGGTAAAAATGTCTGACAGGAGCAAGCATCTGCCTGGAGAGTTAAGTGGCGGACAAAAGCAAAGAACTGCAATAGCACGGGCGCTGGTATTAGACCCAAAGCTAATATTGGCAGACGAACCAACGGGAAATTTGGATCAAAAGACAGGAGAATCTATTATGGAACTTTTTAAAAAGTTGAATAAAAAAGGCAAGACGATAATTTTGATAACGCATGATGCTATGATAGCTGAGCATGCCAACAATATCGCACAGATTAAAGATGGGATTTTTACGGAAAATATAGTATGAAGATTTTGGATTATTTGTCACTTAGTTTTGCACAACTTTTAAAACACCCTATTAGGACGCTTCTAACGGTTACGGGAATAGCTATCGGCATAGCATCTATGGTTACGGTACTATCAGTTGGTGATGCCGGACAGGAACGTATAAACAGCGAGCTAGACAAATTTGGTATAAACAGGGTTTGGATATATTCAAGCGTAGTCAGTGGACAGGGGTCTTTGACTATGAGTGATGTAGAGGCCATATCAAGCAGGATAAGTGACATTGACGAGATAGCGCCGGTATCATCTACAAATGCTGTAGTAACGGGAGACACAGGCTCTGTAAAAACAGACATAGCAGGGACTACGGAGAGCCTTGAGGTATTAGAGGGCATGGATATGTATAAAGGCCGGTTTTTAAATGAAAATGACATAAGCCAGCACCGGAGAAGTATAGTCTTAAGTAAAACTGTGGCTAAGGAGATATTTAAAAATGGTGATGCATTGAATAAGACGGTCTATATAAATGGATGTTCTTTTAATGTAGTTGGCATAAGGAATGACTCTGGATTTATAAATCAGTTTTTAAGCAACAGGAGCTATATCCCATTAGAATTGTTTTTTGAGCTTTTTAATACGGATGTCGTAGATGAAATAACATTTACGAGCGAGAAGCTTGCAAAGATAGAGGATATGAATACTGAAGCTATGGAGGTAATGTCTGAACGGCACGGTTATTCGGGAATTAAATCTCTAAATTTATCTAAAGAGTTATCACAGGCAAATAACATTTTGGATATCTTCAAAGGGGTACTGGCCAGTATAGCGGCTATTTCTTTAATAGTTGGTGGAATAGGCATCATGAACGTCATGTTAATAACAGTAAAAGAGAGGACCAGGGAAATAGGAATAAAGAAAGCGATAGGTGCGACCAATGCAAATATAATGGGACAGTTTTTAACAGAGTCTTTGATATATTCTTTAATAGGGGGAACTTTCGGGTTTTTAATAGGTATGCTGCTTACATATCTAAGTGGTCTGATTATAGATTTGGATGTAGCTGTATCTGGTGTTGCCATTGTTTTAAGCTTTATATTTTGTGCAGGTGTAGGGCTGCTATTTGGAGTTTTTCCAGCTATAAAGGCCGGAAAACTAGACCCTGTTTTAGCTTTGCGGTCCTGAAACTGCCATTTATATAAAATGAAAAAACCCGGGTCCCGGGTTTTTTCATTTTAAAAATTTATTGTTAGAACTACCCTCTTTTTGATAAATATAGTATAATATTTAAGAAAAACTCGAAACTTTCAAGGAGGTTTTGTTTAATGATAACAAAAGTTGTAATTCCTGCAGCCGGACTTGGTACCAGATTTTTACCGGCAACAAAGGCTCAGCCAAAAGAAATGCTTCCGATAGTGGACAAACCTACGATACAATATATAGTTGAGGAAGCGATTGCTGCCGGAATTAAAACTATACTGATTATAACAGGACGCGGAAAACGTGCGATAGAAGATCATTTCGATAAATCGTATGAACTTGAAATAGAACTTGAACGTACACAAAAAGAAGAACTTTTAAAACTGGTGAGAGGCATCTCAAATATGGCAGATATTTATTACATACGCCAAAAAGAGGCCAACGGTCTTGGACATGCCATACACTGTGCAAAGACTTTTATCGGGAACGAACCGTTTGCCGTAATGCTTGGGGACGACGTTGTCGTATCTGAAAGAAAACCGGCTATAAAGCAGTTGATGGATGTATTCGACCAGCAAAAGAGCAGTATTGTCGGAGTTAAACGAGTTCCTAAAAAAGATGTATCGAAATACGGGATTATCTGCCCTGAAGGTGCAATGCTTAAAAATGGGTGCTTAAAAACAAGCTGTTTAATTGAAAAGCCAAAGCCGGAGGACGCTCCTTCAAATATAGCTATAATGGGCCGGTATATAATTACTCCTGATATATTTTACTATTTGGAGAGGCAGACCGCAGGTGCTCTAGGAGAGATACAGTTAACAGATGCGCTAAATCAAATGGCTTCCACAAGCGGAGTATATGCATACGAGTTTGAAGGGGAAAGGTACGATGTCGGCGATAAACTGGGATTTTTAAAGGCAACTGTAGAATTTGCCCTAAAAAGGGACGACTTAAGGGATGATTTTTATAGATATATAGAAGGTTTGGTAAAAAATAAATGACATTGATTGAGGACGGAACAAAAAATAAAATGGGCTGCTAAATCTATGCCCGTTTTAAACGGCATATTTAATGAATACGAGGGAAAAAGCCATTAGAAGGTTTAAAAATCGCACTTTCCATACATATGGAAGCAAAGACCGCATATTTAGCATATCTTCTAAAGTCTTTAGGAGCGGATATAAGGGCTACCGGATCTAATCCATTATCTACACAAGACGATGTAGTAGCGTCGCTAAAAAACCATTACGGAGTCAACGTCAATGCCAGGCACGGATGCAGCTTAAGTGAATACGATGAGTTTATTAATTGGGCGCTTGATATTAAACCGGACATAATAATAGACGACGGCGGGGACTTGATAGATACGCTGTTGAACAATAAAAGGGACCTTATTGCCGGAGTTAAAGGCGGCCTTGAGCAGACTACTACAGGAGTTAAACGATTAAAAGTTAAATACTCAAAAAACGAGATACCCTTTCCTATGCTGGCGGTTAACGATGCAACTATAAAATATATGTTCGATAACCGTTATGGAACAGGGCAATCTGCATTGACCGCCATATTAAAATCAACTAATATGACGCTTGCCTCCAAGACGGTTGTCGTCTGCGGATACGGCTGGTGTGGAAAAGGCCTTGCGCAGATGGCTAAGGGCTTAAATGCCAGAGTTATAGTAACGGAGACTGATGAACTTTCTGCATTGACGGCGGTCTTCGATGGCTTTTCTGTTATGGAAAGCATTGAAGCGGCAAAATTAGGAGATATTTTTATAACTGCAACCGGAACTAATAAGGTACTTACGAAAGAGCATTTTGCCGTTATGAAAGACGGTGCTCTTCTTTCAAATGCAGGCCACTTTGATGTAGAAGTAGACATTAAATATCTAAATGAAAACGCAAGTGAAATAAAAGAAGTTAGAGAAAATGTTAGGGAATATAATATTTTTGGCAAAAAGCTTTATATTATAGGTGAAGGTAGGCTGGTAAACCTGGCAGCAGGAGACGGCCACCCTATAGAGATTATGGACATGTCCTTTTCAATGCAGCTTTTAGGAGCTATCTACCTTTGCGAGAATGTAAAAAATCTTCCTAAACAGCTTTTATATATACCCTGTGAACTGGAGAAAAAAGCAGCGAGGATTAAGCTTGATAGCATGGGCATTAAAATAGATAGCCTTTCTTCAGAACAGAAAAAGTATCTTTATGGAGATGATAAGTAATGGATATTAAAGAGTTAAATGAAGAACATCTTTATAATCAAGATTACCTAGATGCCATTTTAACCGATCTTACAATAATAACCGGAGTTAATGGGAAAGTTATTGAAAAAGGCGAGATACATATAAAAGATGGCGTTATAAAATATGCAGGTGAAAAGCCTAAAAAAGAAGAGCTTAAGACAAAGGCCCGTTATTACTACGGCGGAGCGCTGTGTCTTCCTGCTTATGTAAATACACATACACATCTTCCTATGAACTTGTTCCGCGGCTGTGCAGAAGACATGGTTTTAGGAGACTGGCTTACTAAACGTATTTTCCCGCTGGAGGACAAGTTATCTGGTGATGCGGTATACTGGGCCACTAAACTGGCTGCGATAGAAAGCTTGTCCTGCGGCGTTGCTACTGTAAACGACATGTACTTTTTTACGGAAGATATGCTAAGAGCGCTAAAAGAGCTTAACTTAAGAAGCTTTATATCAAAAACTATAGTCAATTCTCCTAATGATATTAAACTAAAAGAAGCAGTGGAGGCGGTTGAGGAAATTCGCAGTTTAAAAGACCCTTTGATTTATGGCACTATATGTCCTCATGCGCAGTATACTGTATCTGAAAGCCTTATGGAGAATATAGCCGCTGCTGCTAAGGATTTAAACGCACTCGTTCATATACACGTATCAGAAACCGAGGCAGAGCACGAAGAATGCAAACGGCAAAACGGTGTAACCCCTATGGAACTTATAAACAGGTCTGGGATACTTGATAGCAAGACCATCGCCGCACACTGCGTGTTTGTAGAGAAAGACGATATAGAGATTATGAAAGAGCATGGGGTATCCGTTGCCTCTTGCCCTGTCAGCAATCTAAAGTTAGGGTCTGGTATCGCGCCGCTGAATGAATTTAGAAAAGCGGGATTAAATGTAGCTATCGGTACAGATGGAGCTGCTTCCAATAATGCCCTTAGCGTTTTATCGGAGATGCGTTTGGCCGCACTGCTGCAAAAGGGAACGACACACGACGCTTCGGTTTTTGACAAAGAATACGCTCTTGCCACAGGGACGATAAACGGAGCGAAAGCTCTTGGCATAGATAATATAACAGGAACGATTGAAGCAGGTAAGCAGGCCGACCTTGTTATATATTCACAGTTTAATTTAAAAGCCTCCCCCGGTATAGATAAACTTTATGATGTCTTATATGCATATGAAGATTCTTATGTTTTAGCAACGTACGTTGCCGGAACCCTTGCCTACGAAAGGCGGGACGGTTCTAATATATGCCGTATTAACGGAAGGGACGGAGAAATAGATGTGCACGAGGTAATGGCAAAAGTGCGTGAATATACTAAAGATATATGTATGGGACAAGAGCCCTAAACTATTGCAAATAGGCAGTAATTTTGATAAAATTACTTAAATTTTGATAAACGATATTAACTTCTGAAAGGGTTTTAAGCATGGGTTCAAAGGAAAAAGAATTTGTAAAAGAATTAACAGATAGAAAAGAGGATTTTCCTCGTTGGTATACAGACGTCGTGATGAAGACGGATTTAGCGGACTATTCAGAGGTTAAAGGCTGCATGGTTATAAAGCCTTACGGATATGGTATGTGGGAGCTTATACAGCATGAAATGGATACTCGTTTTAAAGCAACGGGCCATAAAAATGCATATTTTCCATTGTTTATTCCGGAAAGCTTGTTAAAGAAAGAACAGGAGCACGTAGAAGGATTTGCGCCAGAAGTCGCCTGGGTAACACACGGTGGCGACGAGAAGCTAGCAGAGCGTATCTGCGTTAGGCCGACATCTGAAACTATAATTTGCTCTATGTATTCTAAATGGATACAAAGCTACAGGGACTTGCCGATGCTTTTAAACCAGTGGTGCAACGTAGTCCGCTGGGAAAAGAGTACAAGGCCGTTCTTAAGGACAAGTGAGTTT
The DNA window shown above is from Eubacteriales bacterium and carries:
- a CDS encoding efflux RND transporter periplasmic adaptor subunit; amino-acid sequence: MKKIKLKYIIIASIIIVGVFFSVSGIFTESIEVSTEGLTIRDISDTVEVSAVVTPDKTVSAVSLTGGRVDSVLVEVGDTVKEGEVLVELDDTNQSKSYDQAVAAYEEYTNSAAAFSGSSTSSKIAAREAIAMSQSIGAEYQDFLDAFTDSTETFSSIDQEAQELLTEVETAKAALNDMTIKSEVKGTVISVDVVEGGVAKAGVPVVTIAAEGKLSLIASVFESDAKSIKADQEALISANGKKYTGEVKKVLLISNETDTYSTSSLSNVGSVTITPPSNFSDMLGSSCDVSIIISKTQGCSTISLDSIVDGEYVYVILENNRLEKRQVTIGEKNDYYAEILSGLSADEIIVKNVSDVDENSKVVLKDD
- a CDS encoding ABC transporter ATP-binding protein; protein product: MIETKNLYRTYGHGETRVTALKSINLKVEGGGFVAIMGPSGSGKSTLLNILGCLDTPTKGKYYLSGVDTGKLNEDEKAALRRNTIGFVFQSFNLLPRLSAYANVELPLIYGGIEKSQRHERVMQMLEMVKMSDRSKHLPGELSGGQKQRTAIARALVLDPKLILADEPTGNLDQKTGESIMELFKKLNKKGKTIILITHDAMIAEHANNIAQIKDGIFTENIV
- a CDS encoding ABC transporter permease, whose protein sequence is MKILDYLSLSFAQLLKHPIRTLLTVTGIAIGIASMVTVLSVGDAGQERINSELDKFGINRVWIYSSVVSGQGSLTMSDVEAISSRISDIDEIAPVSSTNAVVTGDTGSVKTDIAGTTESLEVLEGMDMYKGRFLNENDISQHRRSIVLSKTVAKEIFKNGDALNKTVYINGCSFNVVGIRNDSGFINQFLSNRSYIPLELFFELFNTDVVDEITFTSEKLAKIEDMNTEAMEVMSERHGYSGIKSLNLSKELSQANNILDIFKGVLASIAAISLIVGGIGIMNVMLITVKERTREIGIKKAIGATNANIMGQFLTESLIYSLIGGTFGFLIGMLLTYLSGLIIDLDVAVSGVAIVLSFIFCAGVGLLFGVFPAIKAGKLDPVLALRS
- the galU gene encoding UTP--glucose-1-phosphate uridylyltransferase GalU, coding for MITKVVIPAAGLGTRFLPATKAQPKEMLPIVDKPTIQYIVEEAIAAGIKTILIITGRGKRAIEDHFDKSYELEIELERTQKEELLKLVRGISNMADIYYIRQKEANGLGHAIHCAKTFIGNEPFAVMLGDDVVVSERKPAIKQLMDVFDQQKSSIVGVKRVPKKDVSKYGIICPEGAMLKNGCLKTSCLIEKPKPEDAPSNIAIMGRYIITPDIFYYLERQTAGALGEIQLTDALNQMASTSGVYAYEFEGERYDVGDKLGFLKATVEFALKRDDLRDDFYRYIEGLVKNK
- a CDS encoding adenosylhomocysteinase — its product is MEAKTAYLAYLLKSLGADIRATGSNPLSTQDDVVASLKNHYGVNVNARHGCSLSEYDEFINWALDIKPDIIIDDGGDLIDTLLNNKRDLIAGVKGGLEQTTTGVKRLKVKYSKNEIPFPMLAVNDATIKYMFDNRYGTGQSALTAILKSTNMTLASKTVVVCGYGWCGKGLAQMAKGLNARVIVTETDELSALTAVFDGFSVMESIEAAKLGDIFITATGTNKVLTKEHFAVMKDGALLSNAGHFDVEVDIKYLNENASEIKEVRENVREYNIFGKKLYIIGEGRLVNLAAGDGHPIEIMDMSFSMQLLGAIYLCENVKNLPKQLLYIPCELEKKAARIKLDSMGIKIDSLSSEQKKYLYGDDK
- a CDS encoding amidohydrolase, with translation MDIKELNEEHLYNQDYLDAILTDLTIITGVNGKVIEKGEIHIKDGVIKYAGEKPKKEELKTKARYYYGGALCLPAYVNTHTHLPMNLFRGCAEDMVLGDWLTKRIFPLEDKLSGDAVYWATKLAAIESLSCGVATVNDMYFFTEDMLRALKELNLRSFISKTIVNSPNDIKLKEAVEAVEEIRSLKDPLIYGTICPHAQYTVSESLMENIAAAAKDLNALVHIHVSETEAEHEECKRQNGVTPMELINRSGILDSKTIAAHCVFVEKDDIEIMKEHGVSVASCPVSNLKLGSGIAPLNEFRKAGLNVAIGTDGAASNNALSVLSEMRLAALLQKGTTHDASVFDKEYALATGTINGAKALGIDNITGTIEAGKQADLVIYSQFNLKASPGIDKLYDVLYAYEDSYVLATYVAGTLAYERRDGSNICRINGRDGEIDVHEVMAKVREYTKDICMGQEP